In the genome of Spirochaetota bacterium, the window TATCCAGAGAGACTTGGAGGATACCTCGCGTCCCTTCGGTCGTCTCGTCAGAGCGGACGATGCGCATTACCTGGAAACCTCCTCAATGAACAGGGACGAAGTGGTGGAATATCTGGTCGATTATATCTCCGGCAGGGCGAGATGAACAGCATCTCCATGAATCAGCGCTTTTTTTCATCAACACTATAGACGCAAGGGTTACGGCTCATGAGCGACGCACGTGAAAAGACCGATGAACAGATCAGCATGGAAAACATCGCCAAGAGCGCGCTGGAATCCATCCCGCCCCGTAAGATGTTACAGGGAGAAATAGTCACCATAGACAACGATTTTGTTTATGTCAACGTGGGGACAAAGTCCGACGGGCGGGTGAGCCTGGAAGAATTCAAGAACCGTCCGGCCGTGGGAGATGTTATCGACATAATGCTGCAGAACAGCCGTATGGTTGACGGCATGTACATCTTCTCGCACGAGGCCGCGCTCAGGGAAAAAGGCTGGCAGACGTTCGTCGACCTGGTGAAAAGCGGCGCCCAGCATGTGTCGGGGACCGTACTCAGCTCCAGCAACAAGGGCGTAATCGTCGATGTCGAGGGGATTCAGGCTTTTCTCCCCTTTTCGCATGCGGGTGATGTGAAGGTAAAAAACAATGCAAGCGCCGGTCTTACGTTCACCTTCAAGATCAAGAGCGTCGATGAGAAAAAGAAATCACTGCTCCTCAGCCGGAAAGAATACCTGGACGAGCAAAAGGAAAAATTCTGGAATAATCTCGCCGCCTCGTTCAAACCCGGCGACCGGATCACCGGCAAAGTCACGAAATTCGTCGATTTCGGGGTGTTCGTCGATATCGGAGGGGTCGAGGGACTCCTGCATAAGAACGATATAACCTGGAAACGTGTTTTCAAGAAGAAGAACATTATTAAAGTCGGCGAGGAACGCGAGTTCGTGATACTCGATATCAATCGCCCCGAAGGGAAAATTTCCCTGGGATTGAAACAGCTCGTGGACGATCCCTGGACACATATCGATGAGAAGTACCATGTGGGCGACAGGGTGAACGGGCGGGTGGTCACTATTGTGAACCAGGGCGTGTTCATGGAGATAGAGGACGGCATAGAGGGTTTCCTGGGCGCGCATGACGTTTCGTGGACCAAGAAGATGATTTCCACCAAGGACACGTTTGCGAAAGGGCAGGTGATCGAGGTAATGGTCACGTCCGTCGACTCGAGGGAGCGAAAGCTTGCACTCGGGCTCAAGCAGATACTTCCGAATCCGTGGGACAGCATTGAGCAGCGCTTCCCGGCAGGTACCGTCCTGAAGCGCCAGGTGAAAAAGGTGGTCTCCTTCGGGATGTTCGTGGGAATAGATGACGATATCGATGGCCTTGTCCACCAGTCCGACATCAGCTGGGAAGATTCATCGAGGGATCCGGCTCACTCCTACAAGGCGGGCGACGAGGTCGAATTCAAGATTCTCGAAATTCGCCGGGACGAGATGAAGATATCGTGCGGTATCAAACAGCTCACTCGTTCTCCCTGGGAGGCGATAAAGGAAAAATATCCGCCCCGGTCGCGTGTATCCGGTATCATCTCCGGCGTCGTGCAGTTCGGTGTATTCGTGAAGCTCGAAGGCGATGTGGAGGGCCTCGTCCACGTATCCGAGGTCTCCCGCCGCAAGATAGAGAATCTCGAGGATAAATTCAAAACCGGGGACCAGGTTAGCGCCGTAGTCCTGGGCGTCGACGTCGACCGAAAGCGGCTCTCCCTCAGCATAAAGCAGCTCGAGGCGGCCGAAGAAAAGGAAGTACTCTCCAAGATCCTCAATAACGCCGGTTCCTCCCGCGTTACCATCGGCGATCTGATCAAGATGAAGCAGGGAGAATAGGCGCGGACAATGGAATCCAGGGAAATTGAAATAAGGCGAAACATCGTCGAAAAAGCCCTCATGACAGTCAAGGACTACGTGAGGCACCATCGAAAACAGGTGGCATACGGTGCGGCCGGGACGCTTATCGGCGCCATCTTCGTTATGAGCATGGTTGTTTACTATGACCACAGGGCAAGCACCGAGCTCGTTCAGTTCGAACAGGCGCTTGACAAGTATCGCGCGGGCTTTCCGGCGGACGACAGGGAGCGTGGGGCTGCCCTTGACAAGGCTGCACAAGAGCTCGCTGCTATCGTCGATTCTTCTTACTGGGGCTACGTACACGAATTCGGATATTATATAATCGGGAACCTGTTCTTTGCCGAGAGCAGGTACAAGGAATCGAAAGACTACTTTCTCAGGTTTACGGATAAAAACCCGGGATCGTTTTTCGCCCCTATGGGACTCCAGCAGGCGGCTCGTTCATGCGAATACCTGGGCGACGTTAAGGGGGCGAAACAGATATATGTCGTGATCGAGAAGGAATACGGCAAAAGCGCGATTTCAGATCAGATTTCCTACGATCTCGGACGATTAAGCGAGCAAGAAGGCGATCATTTCAAGGCACGCGAGTATTTTAACAAGGTTGTCTCTGAATTTCCGCGCTCCCCGTTCGCGCAGAAAGCCAAGGAGAGGATCATGCTGCTGGGAGTCGCGGAGAAGAAGGATACGCGGCCCTGAAGAAATTTCCGTCTCTTGTGCCGGCAAAAATTTCTTCCCTTGAATAAATTGCTATTGACATAATGGGGACGTAAATATAACTACACCTATCTTTCAATCCACCTGGTTAGAATTGCATACTGTCGACATTCGATAAATATCAAGATATATGGAGTTAGGCCGTGGCTGTTCCAAAGAGAAGAAAATCAAAATCAAAAAGCAGGATGCGCCGCTCACATGACGCCATTGGTGCTCCGAACCTGCGTCCCTGTCCCAAGTGCGGCGCGTACGCACTGCCCCACAGGGTGTGTCCTTCGTGCGGATATTACAAGGACATACTTGTAGTAGCACCGAAAATAAGAACCAAAGAAACCAAGTAGTCATACCCGCCGCGCGGAAGGGAGCCCGGGTGCGTTTGCGCACATCCTGTGCCCCCTGCCCACGGATGACGCAGAAAGGCTTGACAGCGAATGCTTCATGGGTATATTGGTGCAGGTTTTAGCGCCCGTGTGGGGTCGCGCCGGTAGAAACGAGAGAATGCGGAGGAGGGGTCATGTCGGTTGATTTCGAGAAGATAAAAAAGATCATCGTAGATCAGCTTGGCGTCGATGAGTCCGAAGTGACCGAAGACGCTTCTTTCATGGACGATCTCGGCGCAGATTCGCTCGACACCGTCGAGCTCGTAATGGCCCTTGAAGAAGAGTTCGGAATCGAGATACCGGATGAGGATGCGGAAAAGCTCCAGACCGTCGGGGATGCCCTCAAATATATCCAGTCCAAGCTCAAGTAATACGCCGGTCAGCGGAACACAGCCTTCCACCCGCTCATGACAACAGAGGAAAAAGACCCCAGGCTCAAAAAGAAGCAGCGCGTTCGGCAACTCACACACTTTCAAAACAATACCAGGACGAAATTCAGCGACAAGCGCCTGTTGAACAGGGCGCTCACGCACCGGTCGTACATAAACGAGGCGGGTCCGCACGTGAAGGACAACGAGCGGCTGGAATACCTGGGCGATTCGGTGCTCGCGCTCGTGGTGAACGAATACCTGTTCAAGAGATTCGAAAAATATGTCGAGGGCGATCTCGCAAAGATCAAGTCCGCCGTGGTATCCGAAGCCACCCTCTCAAAGGTCGCCAAGGAGATCCAGCTGGGGGATTTTATCCTGCTGGGCAGGGGAGAAGAAATCAGCGGCGGGCGCAGCCGAAACTCGATTCTTGCGAACACCCTGGAAGCGGTGATTGGCGCGCTCTACCTTGATGCGGGCCTGAAGGAAAGCAAGAAATTCGTACTTTCGCTCCTCAAGAAAGACATCGAGCGGATCGACAGTGCTTCGTACTATCGCGATCCCAAGACCACATTGCAGGAGTATGTTCAAAAAAAATACCGCGAGAAGCCCGTCTACGAGGTAGTCAAGGAATCCGGCCCGGACCACCTGAAGGAATTTACCGTAACCCTTATTATCAATGGCGTGCGGATATCGAGCGGATCGGGGAGCAGCAAGAGGAAGGCGGAGATGGAAGCGGC includes:
- a CDS encoding S1 RNA-binding domain-containing protein; amino-acid sequence: MSDAREKTDEQISMENIAKSALESIPPRKMLQGEIVTIDNDFVYVNVGTKSDGRVSLEEFKNRPAVGDVIDIMLQNSRMVDGMYIFSHEAALREKGWQTFVDLVKSGAQHVSGTVLSSSNKGVIVDVEGIQAFLPFSHAGDVKVKNNASAGLTFTFKIKSVDEKKKSLLLSRKEYLDEQKEKFWNNLAASFKPGDRITGKVTKFVDFGVFVDIGGVEGLLHKNDITWKRVFKKKNIIKVGEEREFVILDINRPEGKISLGLKQLVDDPWTHIDEKYHVGDRVNGRVVTIVNQGVFMEIEDGIEGFLGAHDVSWTKKMISTKDTFAKGQVIEVMVTSVDSRERKLALGLKQILPNPWDSIEQRFPAGTVLKRQVKKVVSFGMFVGIDDDIDGLVHQSDISWEDSSRDPAHSYKAGDEVEFKILEIRRDEMKISCGIKQLTRSPWEAIKEKYPPRSRVSGIISGVVQFGVFVKLEGDVEGLVHVSEVSRRKIENLEDKFKTGDQVSAVVLGVDVDRKRLSLSIKQLEAAEEKEVLSKILNNAGSSRVTIGDLIKMKQGE
- a CDS encoding tetratricopeptide repeat protein, with translation MESREIEIRRNIVEKALMTVKDYVRHHRKQVAYGAAGTLIGAIFVMSMVVYYDHRASTELVQFEQALDKYRAGFPADDRERGAALDKAAQELAAIVDSSYWGYVHEFGYYIIGNLFFAESRYKESKDYFLRFTDKNPGSFFAPMGLQQAARSCEYLGDVKGAKQIYVVIEKEYGKSAISDQISYDLGRLSEQEGDHFKAREYFNKVVSEFPRSPFAQKAKERIMLLGVAEKKDTRP
- the rpmF gene encoding 50S ribosomal protein L32, coding for MAVPKRRKSKSKSRMRRSHDAIGAPNLRPCPKCGAYALPHRVCPSCGYYKDILVVAPKIRTKETK
- a CDS encoding acyl carrier protein produces the protein MSVDFEKIKKIIVDQLGVDESEVTEDASFMDDLGADSLDTVELVMALEEEFGIEIPDEDAEKLQTVGDALKYIQSKLK
- the rnc gene encoding ribonuclease III, giving the protein MTTEEKDPRLKKKQRVRQLTHFQNNTRTKFSDKRLLNRALTHRSYINEAGPHVKDNERLEYLGDSVLALVVNEYLFKRFEKYVEGDLAKIKSAVVSEATLSKVAKEIQLGDFILLGRGEEISGGRSRNSILANTLEAVIGALYLDAGLKESKKFVLSLLKKDIERIDSASYYRDPKTTLQEYVQKKYREKPVYEVVKESGPDHLKEFTVTLIINGVRISSGSGSSKRKAEMEAARAALEAMLAGTENP